A genomic stretch from Canis lupus baileyi chromosome 3, mCanLup2.hap1, whole genome shotgun sequence includes:
- the SNX19 gene encoding sorting nexin-19 isoform X2, with protein sequence MQAETVSAPREAPAQSSWSLPSLLSSRKLVAAGIVLGWLLVIHLLVNVWLLCVLSALLALLGGWLGSDAVVGASGRLHLERFIPVASCPASPEAERQLEQEIDRTIQMIIRDFVSSWYRSVSQEPAFEEEMEAAMRGLVRELRRRMGVVDSQALARRVLTLCGCHLQSFIQAKEAVAAERSGTAEPSRLWEAYCRATAPHPAVQNPSTEVAYTRGLVSVLLQGLVPKPHLETRTGRHVVVELITCNVVLPLISKLSDPDWIHLVLVGVFSKARNNPAAVVKPTSAASALEKPSVPTSLPLIVEVQSLPEVRAPSPGAPPVLLSCSEPDGPSHPSPDVEEGHEAIEGELGAVTEERKVGNNSSRFLQPDIRGPLFLCEDTELESPLCELSKETIMLMTPGNFLSDRIQDALCALEGPQSLESKDVEGSEGIEGAEAEEGPGTETGLLVSMLTSCPEIHIDAADKEGEQGDVTSLTALLPDPERTCPPRPSCLEKDLTNGVSSVDPSLPQVLLSSSPTGPLSSATFSFEPLTSPDGPVVIQNLRITGTITAREHSGTGFHPYTLYTVKYETALDGENSSGLQQVAYHTVNRRYREFLNLQTRLEEKSDLRKFIKNVKGPKKLFPDLPFGNMDSDRVEARKSLLESFLKQLCAIPEITNSEEMQEFLALNTDARIAFVKKPFMVSRIDKMVVSAIVDTLKTAFPRSEPQSPTEELSEAETESKPQTEGKKPSKSRLRFSSKIAPALNITEAPEKILYCLQEGNVESEILSMSGMESFIEKQTKLLEIQPTEVPEKEPEQSPKGYVDGYVSDAAVPAQDLSSSDPGAETELADTALDLLLLLLMEQWRWLCTENMQKVLHLVFGTLIQRAHLEAVFGSGYSILRENRKEHTPRGWNQDEEWFVSLLHSADLY encoded by the exons ATGCAGGCAGAGACCGTGTCCGCGCCGCGGGAGGCTCCGGCCCAGTCCAGCTGGAGCCTCCCCAGCCTGCTGAGCAGCCGGAAGCTGGTGGCCGCGGGGATCGTGCTGGGCTGGCTCCTGGTCATCCACTTGCTGGTGAACGTGTGGCTGCTGTGCGTCCTGTCTGCGCTGCTGGCGCTGCTGGGCGGGTGGCTGGGCTCGGACGCCGTGGTGGGGGCCTCGGGCCGACTGCACCTGGAGCGCTTCATCCCGGTGGCCTCCTGCCCCGCGAGCCCCGAGGCCGAGAGGCAGCTGGAGCAGGAGATCGACCGCACCATCCAGATGATTATTCGGGACTTTGTGTCGTCCTGGTACCGCTCGGTGAGCCAGGAGCCGGCCTTtgaggaggaaatggaggccGCCATGAGAGGGCTGGTCCGGGAGCTCCGGAGGAGGATGGGCGTGGTGGACAGCCAGGCCCTTGCCCGCAGGGTGCTGACCCTGTGCGGCTGTCACCTGCAGAGCTTTATTCAGGCCAAGGAAGCGGTGGCCGCGGAGCGCAGTGGTACAGCCGAGCCCTCGCGGCTCTGGGAGGCCTACTGCCGAGCCACTGCCCCCCACCCGGCCGTGCAGAACCCCAGCACCGAGGTGGCCTATACGCGCGGCTTGGTGAGCGTGCTGCTTCAGGGACTGGTGCCCAAGCCGCACTTGGAGACGCGCACTGGCCGCCACGTGGTGGTGGAGCTCATTACCTGCAATGTAGTCTTGCCACTAATCAGCAAGCTGTCGGATCCCGACTGGATCCACCTTGTCCTTGTGGGCGTCTTTTCCAAGGCCAGAAATAATCCAGCAGCGGTGGTTAAACCCACGTCCGCAGCTAGTGCCCTGGAAAAGCCCTCAGTGCCCACGTCTCTGCCACTGATTGTTGAGGTACAGAGTCTGCCAGAAGTGAGGGCCCCTTCTCCAGGCGCACCGCCGGTGCTGCTGAGCTGTAGTGAGCCAGACGGgccttcccacccctccccagacGTTGAAGAGGGCCACGAAGCCATAGAGGGAGAACTGGGTGCGGTGACAGAAGAACGAAAAGTAGGAAACAACTCCTCCCGTTTCTTACAGCCAGACATTCGAGGCCCTTTGTTcctatgtgaagacacagagctGGAGTCTCCGCTGTGTGAACTGAGCAAAGAAACCATCATGCTCATGACCCCAGGCAACTTCCTCTCtgacaggatccaggatgccctGTGTGCCCTAGAGGGTCCCCAGTCTCTGGAGTCTAAGGATGTTGAGGGATCTGAAGGAATCGAAGGAGCAGAGGCTGAGGAGGGTCCAGGAACAGAGACAGGGTTGCTGGTCTCCATGCTGACTTCCTGCCCAGAGATCCACATTGACGCAGCAGACAAAGAAGGAGAACAAGGGGATGTCACCTCTCTTACAGCTTTGCTGCCAGATCCAGAAAGGACCTGCCCCCCACGCCCCTCGTGCTTAGAGAAGGATCTCACCAATGGTGTGAGCTCCGTAGACCCTAGTCTGCCACAGgttctgctttcttcctctccaacCGGTCCTCTCAGCTCAGCCACCTTCAGCTTTGAGCCCCTGACCAGTCCAGATGGCCCGGTTGTCATCCAGAACCTTCGTATCACTGGTACCATTACTGCTCGAGAGCACAGTGGCACTGGATTCCACCCATACACCCTCTACACGGTGAAG TATGAAACCGCCCTGGACGGTGAGAACAGCAGTGGCCTGCAGCAGGTGGCCTACCACACCGTGAACCGCCGCTACCGCGAGTTCCTGAATCTACAGACTCGTCTGGAAGAGAAATCAGATCTGAGAAAATTCATCAAAA atgtgaaaGGTCCTAAAAAGCTCTTTCCAGATCTTCCATTTGGAAACATGGATAGTGACAGAGTAGAAGCCCGTAAGAGCCTCCTGGAATCCTTTCTAAAG CAACTCTGTGCCATTCCGGAGATCACTAACAGTGAGGAGATGCAGGAGTTCCTTGCTCTGAACACAGATGCTCGTATTGCCTTTGTCAAGAAACCATTCATGGTGTCCAGAATAGACAAG ATGGTGGTGAGTGCTATTGTGGACACATTGAAGACAGCATTTCCGCGCTCCGAACCCCAGAGCCCCACAGAAGAGCTGAGTGAGGCTGAGACAGAAAGCAAGCCCCAGACAGAAGGCAAGAAGCCTAGCAA GTCTAGACTGAGGTTCTCCAGTAAGATTGCTCCAGCACTGAATATAACTGAGGCACCTGAGAAGATTCTCTATTGTCTCCAGGAAGGCAATGTG GAGTCAGAGATCCTGTCCATGTCTGGGATGGAATCCTTTATTGAAAAACAGACAAAGTTATTAGAAATACAGCCAACAGAAGTCCCAGAAAAAGAGCCTGAACAAAGCCCCAAAGGCTATGTGGATGGTTATGTGTCAGATGCAGCTGTGCCAGCCCAAGACCTCAGCAGTAGTGATCCAG GAGCAGAGACAGAGCTAGCTGACACAGCCCTAGATCTGCTCCTCTTGCTGCTCATGGAACAGTGGAGATGGCTGTGTACAGAAAACATGCAGAAAGTTCTTCATCTTGTCTTTGGGACCTTAATTCAGAG